One Chitinivibrio alkaliphilus ACht1 DNA segment encodes these proteins:
- the pyrH gene encoding UMP kinase, which produces MSDTHRYGRILLKLSGEALAGDNATGISPEELSFICTEISDIHNAGVAVGIVVGGGNIFRGVAGEDQGVRRTTGDTVGMLSTMINSFMIQDCLERRGVPAVVLSAVQADKIAELFTVQRAESYLSQNTVVIIGGGTGNPFFTTDSAAALRCAELGCDALFKATKVDGIYDKDPVRFPDAQKIPELTHQEALEKNLQVMDVSAFSICRDNSIPILVFKMMEKRNLLRAVTGESIGSLVRKGV; this is translated from the coding sequence GTGAGTGACACACATCGGTATGGAAGAATTCTCTTAAAGCTCAGTGGAGAAGCCTTAGCGGGAGATAATGCCACGGGCATTTCTCCTGAGGAGCTGTCCTTTATCTGCACAGAGATTTCTGATATTCACAATGCCGGCGTTGCTGTCGGCATTGTTGTAGGCGGCGGGAATATATTTAGAGGTGTCGCGGGAGAAGATCAGGGGGTTCGACGAACTACGGGAGATACCGTTGGAATGCTCTCTACAATGATAAACTCCTTTATGATTCAGGACTGTTTAGAGCGCCGTGGAGTACCTGCTGTTGTGCTTTCTGCAGTGCAAGCAGACAAAATCGCCGAACTCTTTACGGTACAGCGAGCAGAATCCTATCTTTCACAAAATACTGTGGTGATAATTGGTGGTGGAACGGGGAATCCCTTCTTTACTACGGATTCTGCGGCAGCCTTGCGATGTGCTGAGTTAGGCTGCGATGCCCTGTTCAAAGCAACAAAGGTTGATGGAATATACGATAAAGACCCGGTTCGGTTTCCCGATGCTCAAAAAATACCTGAGTTGACTCACCAAGAAGCCCTTGAAAAGAACTTACAGGTGATGGATGTTTCTGCATTCTCAATCTGTCGGGATAATAGTATCCCTATTCTTGTATTTAAAATGATGGAGAAACGCAATCTCCTGCGGGCCGTAACTGGAGAATCTATTGGATCACTTGTACGGAAAGGTGTATAA
- the frr gene encoding ribosome recycling factor has translation MVENAMNTATEKMDEALDSLKRSFQRLRTGRATPDMLEGITVDYYGTATPLNQVGNISIPEARLITIQPWDKTILGDIEKAIFSSELDLTPQNDGNLIRIQIPALTEDTRKDLAKECKAMGEEAKISIRNARRTANSMLKQSLKDKEITEDDEKAGLDDIQKLTDSYSKKVDDAVEVKVADIMEI, from the coding sequence ATGGTAGAAAATGCAATGAACACAGCAACAGAGAAAATGGACGAAGCCCTGGATAGTTTGAAGCGTTCTTTTCAGCGTCTTCGTACTGGAAGAGCAACACCGGATATGCTGGAAGGAATAACTGTAGATTACTATGGTACTGCGACTCCTCTTAATCAAGTTGGAAATATCTCTATTCCTGAAGCTCGCCTAATTACAATTCAGCCTTGGGATAAAACCATACTTGGTGATATCGAAAAGGCCATCTTTTCTTCAGAGCTTGATCTCACACCACAAAACGATGGAAATCTCATCCGCATTCAAATACCGGCACTCACAGAAGATACCCGCAAAGATCTAGCCAAAGAGTGCAAAGCCATGGGTGAAGAAGCGAAGATATCCATTCGAAATGCACGAAGAACTGCAAATAGTATGCTGAAACAATCTTTAAAAGATAAAGAGATTACTGAGGACGACGAAAAAGCAGGTCTTGATGATATTCAAAAACTGACTGACTCATACAGCAAAAAAGTAGACGATGCTGTTGAAGTAAAAGTAGCTGATATAATGGAAATATAA